A window from Plodia interpunctella isolate USDA-ARS_2022_Savannah chromosome 2, ilPloInte3.2, whole genome shotgun sequence encodes these proteins:
- the LOC128680992 gene encoding zinc finger protein 687a-like has product MAELESMNDKFSIKNILFYRAIPNYEIPIPTDGHKVYACTDCCDRFLFESSYERHVNRKSLKITYMCRHCNKTKVFLNRCNLLSHIRSHAFKTATINVSDLKVEPLPLSYFKIDTNSSVGVDVSSPSTSKETLAKAVCFDCKADFFSSGPIFKERAKHYMRLSEGVFTCPICLFAMPNECALKAHLRLHINHPPFYCPECGQHLSTRTIKYPYTHHCEGFKMMRATARMQCPVSNCNLLHPNDVSGHLNKEHVVKVFKCNACVVASYSNLTMMKHLKTHNVECKALIFYQCVLCPGRLVLPGQIEYHLKSHTMETNNFVSVYPCWNCGLTCNDIHSFLNHHIEKHCSTEAIRKLLESVISLFANSSSKRLYRVVKRCDRCLRNFTYKCKYDEIQVLPDECPYKCTMEQQTSDSSTKIPSPISIEKTIKCPCCTMIISEKWEDVKKHFSEYHNNQRCIDVKISLQRINLKQIETRSKKKRSRQLKKTIGSKQIQENNAKQIPVITSKENKYNCNMCGYVGKDKNSFEIHIIDHRDPYMAYQCMECAKCFVVKPSFSTHMLLEHNISDVDEYIAQKQCYNETALDKYHNNSEENMEPLRENQCRICRDQFDNSDDLEKHFRVHGMAFLMKNTANKSP; this is encoded by the exons ATGGCGGAGTTAGAGTCTATGAATGACAAATTCagtataaagaatatattattctatCGGGCTATACCCAATTACGAAATACCAATACCAACTGATGGACATAAGGTGTATGCATGCACTGATTGCTGTgacag gttCCTATTCGAATCGAGCTACGAACGTCATGTGAATCGAAAATcactaaaaattacatatatgtgCAGACATTGTAACAAAACCAAGGTTTTTCTGAACAGATGTAATTTGTTATCCCATATTAGGTCGCATGCTTTCAAAACTGCTACTATAAATGTTAGTGATTTGAAGGTGGAACCACTCcctttatcttattttaaaattgataccAACAGTAGCGTAGGAGTCGATGTTTCTTCACCAAGTACGTCAAAAGAAACTTTGGCGAAAGCGGTGTGTTTCGATTGCAAAGCCGATTTTTTCAGTTCTGGTCCAATATTTAAGGAACGTGCTAAACATTACATGCGGCTGAGTGAGGGAGTATTTACATGTCcaatatgtttatttgctATGCCTAATGAATGCGCTCTCAAAGCTCACCTCCGACTTCATATTAATCATCCTCCATTTTACTGTCCTGAATGTGGTCAGCATTTGTCAACTAGAACTATTAAATACCCATACACACATCACTGTGAAGGTTTCAAAATGATGCGAGCTACTGCTAGAATGCAGTGCCCTGTTTCAAATTGTAACTTACTCCATCCTAACGATGTTAGCggacatttaaataaagaacatgtcgtcaaagtatttaaatgtaatgcttGCGTTGTTGCTAGCTATAGTAACCTAACAATGATGAAGCACCTTAAGACACATAATGTTGAATGTAAAGCCCTTATATTCTATCAATGTGTTTTGTGTCCAGGTAGACTGGTGCTACCAGGCCAAATCGAGTATCACCTGAAAAGTCATACTATGGAAACGAACAATTTCGTTTCTGTTTATCCATGTTGGAACTGTGGCCTAACATGCAACGATATTCACTCCTTCTTGAATCACCACATAGAAAAGCATTGTAGTACTGAAGCCATAAGAAAACTTTTAGAATCTGTAATATCACTTTTCGCAAATTCATCATCCAAAAGATTGTATCGGGTCGTGAAAAGATGTGATAGATGTCTtcgaaattttacatacaaatgtaAATACGATGAAATCCAAGTACTTCCAGATGAATGCCCATACAAATGTACTATGGAACAGCAGACAAGTGATTCTTCTACAAAAATACCGAGTCCTATTTCAATTGAGAAAACTATCAAATGTCCCTGTTGTACTATGATCATAAGTGAAAAATGGGAAGATGTGAAGAAACACTTCAGTGAATATCACAATAATCAACGCTGTATAGATGTTAAAATTTCTTTGCAAAGAATAAATCTGAAACAGATTGAAACGAGATCCAAAAAGAAGCGTAGTAGACAGTTAAAAAAGACTATTGGTTCAAAACAAATCCAAGAAAATAATGCTAAACAAATTCCAGTTATAACatccaaagaaaataaatataattgtaatatgtGTGGTTATGTTGGCAAAGACAAAAACTCATTTGAAATACACATTATTGATCACAGAGACCCATACATGGCATACCAGTGCATGGAATGTGCAAAATGTTTTGTCGTGAAACCCTCGTTTTCAACACATATGTTACTGGAACACAACATATCCGATGTTGATGAATATATTGCTCAGAAGCAATGTTACAATGAGACTGCCTTAGataaatatcacaataatTCTGAAGAAAACATGGAGCCACTGCGTGAAAACCAGTGTCGAATTTGTAGAGATCAGTTTGATAATTCGGATGATTTGGAGAAACATTTCAGGGTGCATGGGATGgcttttttaatgaaaaacacTGCTAACAAAAGCCCATAg
- the LOC128681028 gene encoding cilia- and flagella-associated protein 161 isoform X2, with translation MLKIIRFLEFLNLSEKPSRDQMKTKSCTASGTPQYGLALSSLVSERQVDYMQNINDGCLMTLSPITTPCCRNTFVILSTQDESLHGEKMNYGDEFLLRAVNYGDPDAPPLYVRYTPDATPGPADRMPIRLSSTKDSNCRWTTMPLLPCDRLEGLGSPVKTGTRLIVKNCVADKSLFVMNQSWMQTFFGPECGVTCRNYIDIHKRYTAENIFTMVSDVATKKQG, from the exons atgttgaagatAATACGATTTTTGGAGTTCTTGAATTTATCTGAGAAACCTTCTAGAGACCagatgaaga CTAAATCATGCACTGCGAGTGGCACTCCACAGTATGGGCTGGCGCTGTCGAGTCTCGTCTCCGAGAGACAGGTGGACTACATGCAGAACATCAACGACGGATGTCTCATGACCCTCTCTCCGATCACCACGCCTTGTTGTCGAAATACTTTTGTCATTTTGag CACTCAAGACGAGTCCCTACATGGCGAAAAAATGAACTATGGTGATGAGTTTTTGCTACGAGCTGTTAACTACGGCGATCCAGAT GCGCCGCCACTGTACGTGCGCTACACGCCGGACGCGACGCCCGGTCCGGCAGACCGGATGCCGATCCGGCTGAGTTCCACCAAAGACAGCAACTGCCGCTGGACCACTATGCCTTTGCTGCCTTGTGATCGGCTCGAGGGCTTAGGCAGCCCTGTCAAG ACTGGCACTCGACTCATTGTGAAAAATTGTGTTGCTGACAAAAGTCTGTTCGTCATGAATCAGAGCTGGATGCAAACGTTTTTCGGTCCT GAATGTGGTGTGACTTGTCGTAATTACATCGACATCCACAAGAGATACACAGCAGAGAACATCTTTACCATGGTCAGTGACGTGGCGACCAAGAAGCAGGGATAA
- the LOC128681008 gene encoding prolyl 3-hydroxylase 1-like, with protein MFTTTTLLLIFSFINLSVCENISLEEVYKKGIKSYSRKDWSDCVIQFEETITLYKLCKNIILNCRHKCKSQPHQNLVQDDFEDLKFYENVFFISNCIMVCQETEFSRVSLKIDISDYVLTKMINLEPYEYLQVCYYQTNQLKKAASAAATYLIFHPDDSIMRSNLQQFMRLAKLSPDEIVHLEAEQYTLLYDLAMKSYSKKDWLETVEHLENSVKKYLSSEESCRAECQKLPEQEWSSELMITLSNAIAALIHCQQKCQKRLKSVGYISGIDFLSEALNYLQICYYNLDKIQEAAEATASFLLLKPDDEVMLENKEIYSNFTEPEAFVVRSEIQYYLKRDNYEKELLELYVHKNPNLHSPKTNYI; from the coding sequence ATGTTTACCACAACaacattgttattaatattttcattcataaacTTAAGTGTATGTGAGAATATATCACTGGaagaagtttataaaaaaggaataaaatcGTATTCGCGAAAAGACTGGTCAGACTGTGTTATCCAATTTGAAGAAACCATAACATTATACAAAttgtgcaaaaatattattcttaacTGTAGACATAAATGTAAGTCTCAACCACACCAAAATCTAGTACAGGatgattttgaagatttgaaattttatgagAATGTTTTTTTCATCAGTAATTGCATAATGGTATGCCAAGAAACAGAATTCAGCAGAGTTTCtctaaaaatagatatttcagACTATGTCCTTACAAAAATGATTAACTTGGAACCTTATGAATATCTTCAAGTTTGTTACTATCAAACAAACCAACTGAAGAAAGCTGCTTCCGCAGCTGCTACTTATCTGATTTTTCATCCAGATGACAGCATAATGAGATCAAACTTGCAACAATTCATGAGACTTGCTAAATTAAGTCCTGACGAAATTGTTCATTTAGAAGCTGAACAATACACATTATTGTATGACCTAGCAATGAAGTCATATTCCAAGAAAGATTGGTTGGAGACTGTTGAGCACTTGGAAAACTcagtaaagaaatatttatcttcAGAAGAAAGCTGCCGAGCTGAATGTCAGAAACTACCTGAACAGGAATGGTCCTCAGAATTAATGATAACACTCTCCAATGCCATAGCGGCTTTGATTCATTGTCAACAAAAGTGTCAGAAGAGACTCAAGTCAGTTGGCTACATATCTGGTATAGATTTTCTATCAGAGGCCCTGAATTATTTGCAAAtatgttattacaatttagaTAAGATACAAGAAGCTGCAGAAGCTACTGCCAGTTTCCTTCTCTTGAAACCTGATGATGAAGTAATGCTAGAAAATAAGgaaatatatagtaattttactGAACCAGAGGCATTTGTTGTGCGTAGtgaaattcaatattatttgaagCGCGACAATTATGAGAAAGAACTCTTAGAGCTATATGTTCACAAAAACCCCAATCTCCATAGccctaaaacaaattatatataa
- the LOC128681028 gene encoding cilia- and flagella-associated protein 161 isoform X1, with amino-acid sequence MTYNNLVLVGNWSEERLKNEYEFKLFLRKRDRHELLLQKSRTLFSNLLKERPLEISGMFVLYGYNVQLVASDMPAKSCTASGTPQYGLALSSLVSERQVDYMQNINDGCLMTLSPITTPCCRNTFVILSTQDESLHGEKMNYGDEFLLRAVNYGDPDAPPLYVRYTPDATPGPADRMPIRLSSTKDSNCRWTTMPLLPCDRLEGLGSPVKTGTRLIVKNCVADKSLFVMNQSWMQTFFGPECGVTCRNYIDIHKRYTAENIFTMVSDVATKKQG; translated from the exons AtgacatataataatttagttctCGTAGGTAACTGGAGCGAAGAGCGATTAAAAAATGAA tACGAATTCAAGTTGTTTTTGCGCAAACGAGACAGACACgaattattgttacaaaaatcaaGAACACTGTTCAGTAATCTTTTAAAAGAG AGACCTCTTGAAATAAGTGGAATGTTCGTGTTGTATGGATACAACGTTCAGTTAGTCGCTTCTGATATGCCAG CTAAATCATGCACTGCGAGTGGCACTCCACAGTATGGGCTGGCGCTGTCGAGTCTCGTCTCCGAGAGACAGGTGGACTACATGCAGAACATCAACGACGGATGTCTCATGACCCTCTCTCCGATCACCACGCCTTGTTGTCGAAATACTTTTGTCATTTTGag CACTCAAGACGAGTCCCTACATGGCGAAAAAATGAACTATGGTGATGAGTTTTTGCTACGAGCTGTTAACTACGGCGATCCAGAT GCGCCGCCACTGTACGTGCGCTACACGCCGGACGCGACGCCCGGTCCGGCAGACCGGATGCCGATCCGGCTGAGTTCCACCAAAGACAGCAACTGCCGCTGGACCACTATGCCTTTGCTGCCTTGTGATCGGCTCGAGGGCTTAGGCAGCCCTGTCAAG ACTGGCACTCGACTCATTGTGAAAAATTGTGTTGCTGACAAAAGTCTGTTCGTCATGAATCAGAGCTGGATGCAAACGTTTTTCGGTCCT GAATGTGGTGTGACTTGTCGTAATTACATCGACATCCACAAGAGATACACAGCAGAGAACATCTTTACCATGGTCAGTGACGTGGCGACCAAGAAGCAGGGATAA
- the LOC128681022 gene encoding cilia- and flagella-associated protein 161-like isoform X1 codes for MLKKEQDKGIVYSNRVLVGNWYEASKLEEYKLNQFLQQMKRGDLMLARYRKMSENLNTPTELTQSSGVIAFGDRISLLAPHVPASDPPMEGKEGLLLGGRISSNDISYSQELEDGCAVVGLPDLKPSEKSTFVITSADYCKRDGEPLKFNQEFLLTISSSLKRKPLYVRYDPNPIPGLCGIYPLYLSKHYVSNTRWRVLPCQSPNITRFEQEDIPIKVNTDVVINHCATNVNLGINVGSWPMGFYGKICTPLMKTCLDVYGRELPNNIWQVYTPIPDT; via the exons atgttgaaaaaggAGCAAGATAAGGGTATTGTATACAGTAACAGAGTACTCGTCGGAAATTGGTACGAAGCCAGTAAATTAGAAGAG tacAAGCTTAATCAGTTTCTGCAACAAATGAAAAGGGGGGATTTGATGCTGGCGCGGTATCGTAAAATGTCTGAGAACTTAAACACGCCGACCGAGTTGACTCAGTCGTCTGGTGTTATTGCTTTTGGTGATAGGATCTCTTTATTGGCTCCTCACGTTCCag CGTCCGATCCACCAATGGAGGGCAAGGAAGGCCTTCTGCTCGGTGGTCGCATATCTTCTAACGACATCAGTTATTCCCAAGAGTTGGAAGATGGCTGCGCAGTAGTTGGCCTGCCAGACTTGAAACCCTCTGAAAAGAGCACCTTTGTTATCACCAGTGCTGACTACTGTAAAAGAGACGGCGAGCCGTTGAAATTTAACCAGGAATTTCTACTTACTATATCTTCGTCTTTGAAAAGAAag CCCTTGTATGTGCGATACGACCCCAACCCGATTCCCGGCCTGTGTGGCATATACCCTCTATACCTGAGCAAGCATTACGTGTCCAACACTCGCTGGCGGGTGCTGCCTTGCCAGTCTCCCAACATCACGCGCTTCGAGCAGGAAGATATTCCTATTAAG GTGAATACAGATGTTGTCATAAACCATTGTGCGACGAATGTTAATTTGGGAATAAACGTGGGTTCCTGGCCGATGGGCTTCTACggaaaa atttgcACACCCTTAATGAAGACATGTTTGGACGTTTACGGGCGTGAGttacctaataatatttggCAAGTTTACACTCCAATACCCGatacttaa
- the LOC128681022 gene encoding cilia- and flagella-associated protein 161-like isoform X2 codes for MLKKEQDKGIVYSNRVLVGNWYEASKLEEYKLNQFLQQMKRGDLMLARYRKMSENLNTPTELTQSSGVIAFGDRISLLAPHVPASDPPMEGKEGLLLGGRISSNDISYSQELEDGCAVVGLPDLKPSEKSTFVITSADYCKRDGEPLKFNQEFLLTISSSLKRKPLYVRYDPNPIPGLCGIYPLYLSKHYVSNTRWRVLPCQSPNITRFEQEDIPIKICTPLMKTCLDVYGRELPNNIWQVYTPIPDT; via the exons atgttgaaaaaggAGCAAGATAAGGGTATTGTATACAGTAACAGAGTACTCGTCGGAAATTGGTACGAAGCCAGTAAATTAGAAGAG tacAAGCTTAATCAGTTTCTGCAACAAATGAAAAGGGGGGATTTGATGCTGGCGCGGTATCGTAAAATGTCTGAGAACTTAAACACGCCGACCGAGTTGACTCAGTCGTCTGGTGTTATTGCTTTTGGTGATAGGATCTCTTTATTGGCTCCTCACGTTCCag CGTCCGATCCACCAATGGAGGGCAAGGAAGGCCTTCTGCTCGGTGGTCGCATATCTTCTAACGACATCAGTTATTCCCAAGAGTTGGAAGATGGCTGCGCAGTAGTTGGCCTGCCAGACTTGAAACCCTCTGAAAAGAGCACCTTTGTTATCACCAGTGCTGACTACTGTAAAAGAGACGGCGAGCCGTTGAAATTTAACCAGGAATTTCTACTTACTATATCTTCGTCTTTGAAAAGAAag CCCTTGTATGTGCGATACGACCCCAACCCGATTCCCGGCCTGTGTGGCATATACCCTCTATACCTGAGCAAGCATTACGTGTCCAACACTCGCTGGCGGGTGCTGCCTTGCCAGTCTCCCAACATCACGCGCTTCGAGCAGGAAGATATTCCTATTAAG atttgcACACCCTTAATGAAGACATGTTTGGACGTTTACGGGCGTGAGttacctaataatatttggCAAGTTTACACTCCAATACCCGatacttaa
- the LOC128681022 gene encoding cilia- and flagella-associated protein 161-like isoform X3: MKRGDLMLARYRKMSENLNTPTELTQSSGVIAFGDRISLLAPHVPASDPPMEGKEGLLLGGRISSNDISYSQELEDGCAVVGLPDLKPSEKSTFVITSADYCKRDGEPLKFNQEFLLTISSSLKRKPLYVRYDPNPIPGLCGIYPLYLSKHYVSNTRWRVLPCQSPNITRFEQEDIPIKVNTDVVINHCATNVNLGINVGSWPMGFYGKICTPLMKTCLDVYGRELPNNIWQVYTPIPDT, translated from the exons ATGAAAAGGGGGGATTTGATGCTGGCGCGGTATCGTAAAATGTCTGAGAACTTAAACACGCCGACCGAGTTGACTCAGTCGTCTGGTGTTATTGCTTTTGGTGATAGGATCTCTTTATTGGCTCCTCACGTTCCag CGTCCGATCCACCAATGGAGGGCAAGGAAGGCCTTCTGCTCGGTGGTCGCATATCTTCTAACGACATCAGTTATTCCCAAGAGTTGGAAGATGGCTGCGCAGTAGTTGGCCTGCCAGACTTGAAACCCTCTGAAAAGAGCACCTTTGTTATCACCAGTGCTGACTACTGTAAAAGAGACGGCGAGCCGTTGAAATTTAACCAGGAATTTCTACTTACTATATCTTCGTCTTTGAAAAGAAag CCCTTGTATGTGCGATACGACCCCAACCCGATTCCCGGCCTGTGTGGCATATACCCTCTATACCTGAGCAAGCATTACGTGTCCAACACTCGCTGGCGGGTGCTGCCTTGCCAGTCTCCCAACATCACGCGCTTCGAGCAGGAAGATATTCCTATTAAG GTGAATACAGATGTTGTCATAAACCATTGTGCGACGAATGTTAATTTGGGAATAAACGTGGGTTCCTGGCCGATGGGCTTCTACggaaaa atttgcACACCCTTAATGAAGACATGTTTGGACGTTTACGGGCGTGAGttacctaataatatttggCAAGTTTACACTCCAATACCCGatacttaa